The following DNA comes from Paraburkholderia phytofirmans PsJN.
GTGCGTTTGATATCCATGCGTTGTCTCAGTGTCGATGGAACGGCGCGTCAGCGCTTTTCAGAAGTGGGAGGCGGGACGAGATCGATGCCGCCCGCGGAAAACGGGTGGCAGCGGCAAATACGCCTGGCGGCGAGATAAGTCCCGCGCGCGGCGCCATGATACTGGATTGCTTCGCGCGCGTAATCAGAGCAGGAAGGGTAAAAACGGCACCGGTTGCCGAGCATTGGGCTCACGGCAACCTTGTAGAAACGCAGTAAAGCGATGAGTACCGTTTGCATGGCTGGTGCGGCCGGACGGCGCCGCGCAACGTGGAGTACCGGGCGACGCCCGCGCAGCACGGCCGCCGGAGCGGTCTGAACTGCAAAGCGGGCGGTCACTTGAGCGTCATTCCGTCTTGGGCGCTTCCGCGGGCGGCGCCTGGCGACGGGTCACTTCGCGCGCTGCCTTGTCGAGCAGCGCCTCGATTTCGCTGCGGCACAGCGCCCTCAACGGCGGCGACGAGGCGCTCGGCAAAGCTTTCTTGTCGAAGCGCGTGTGCAAACGCAGCAGCACATCCCAACCGCCGAATTCCGCGCGGCGCAGCCGGAAGGCTTCACGCGCGATTCGACGTACCAGATTACGCGTGGCCGCGCGCGGCGCATACTTCTTGCCGATCACGAGGCCTAAGCGAGCTTCATTGCCGGTAGGCCGGCCGTACACCACGAAGTGAGCGGTGCGGCGCCACGGGCGCAAACGAAAAACGGATGAAAATTCATCCGTTTTCAGCAGCCTTGCGGCTTTGGGGAAGG
Coding sequences within:
- a CDS encoding ribonuclease P protein component; the protein is MPGSEARGEAGTAEAQQLGSVPLRAQAAFPKAARLLKTDEFSSVFRLRPWRRTAHFVVYGRPTGNEARLGLVIGKKYAPRAATRNLVRRIAREAFRLRRAEFGGWDVLLRLHTRFDKKALPSASSPPLRALCRSEIEALLDKAAREVTRRQAPPAEAPKTE
- the yidD gene encoding membrane protein insertion efficiency factor YidD, translating into MQTVLIALLRFYKVAVSPMLGNRCRFYPSCSDYAREAIQYHGAARGTYLAARRICRCHPFSAGGIDLVPPPTSEKR